Proteins from a single region of Oncorhynchus nerka isolate Pitt River unplaced genomic scaffold, Oner_Uvic_2.0 unplaced_scaffold_917, whole genome shotgun sequence:
- the LOC135570706 gene encoding voltage-dependent T-type calcium channel subunit alpha-1H-like, protein MASTSPLAALYFVALMTFGNYVLFNLLVAILVEGFQAEGDANRSETDDEKLSTLEEEEKMKELYSAELKLQAMMLTPNGLLNPRASMPLPPTQSPWQQPPPPSPRQRPPLILHTLATPTTCDSQSRRGSAVSTDTSNTLDPRSPSPWDSRRASWSSIGRGPSLQQRRSQSSERDSLLSEGAGSEWSNPSWGWSREESFDLLDQSEYLTVPMLRPPDCNGKTFHLPDAGTLRYYSDHEEEEEDAEESVCLRVKLVLEPYKPQWCRDHEDWALYLFSPCN, encoded by the exons ATggcctccacctctcctctcgcTGCTCTCTACTTTGTGGCTCTGATGACCTTTGGGAACTACGTCCTCTTCAACCTGCTGGTGGCCATCTTGGTGGAGGGCTTTCAGGCGGAG GGTGATGCTAACAGGTCAGAGACCGACGATGAGAAACTGTCGACcttagaagaggaggagaagatgaagGAGCTGTATTCagcag AGTTGAAGCTCCAGGCGATGATGTTGACTCCTAATGGCCTTCTGAATCCCCGAGCCTCCATGCCCCTCCCACCCACACAGTCACCGTGGCAACAACCGCCGCCACCATCCCCACGGCAACGCCCGCCACTCATCCTGCACACATTGGCCACGCCCACAACTTGCGACAGCCAATCACGACGGGGCAGCGCCGTCTCTACGGATACAAGCAACACCCTGGACCCCAGGTCGCCG TCTCCATGGGACAGCCGGCGCGCCAGCTGGTCTTCTATTGGCCGAGGTCCCAGCCTACAGCAGCGGAGGAGTCAATCAAGTGAGAGAGATTCTCTGCTGTCAGAAGGGGCGGGGTCAGAATGGTCCAATCCCAGCTGGGGGTGGAGCAGGGAGGAGTCTTTCGACCTCCTGGACCAATCAGAGTATCTGACCGTGCCGATGCTCCGCCCACCTGACTGTAACGGGAAGACCTTTCACCTCCCTGACGCCGGGACCCTACGTTACTATAGCGAccacgaggaggaggaggaggacgctgaggag agtgtGTGTTTGCGGGTGAAGCTGGTCCTGGAGCCCTATAAGCCCCAGTGGTGTAGAGATCATGAGGATTGGGCTCTCTACCTGTTCTCCCCATGTAACag